A genomic stretch from Desulfatibacillum aliphaticivorans DSM 15576 includes:
- a CDS encoding 3TM-type holin has protein sequence MSILSKVAGLGIGEIASGLGDLAKDIRAAVTGELSQEDKARVEQKLLDLQGIAQETGARLFEVQGDIVKAEAQGESWLQRNWRPILMMSIVAIVVNNYLLVPYGQIFFPGSVKVLELPPALWELMKIGVGGYVVGRTGEKMIKEWKNNK, from the coding sequence ATGAGCATTTTATCCAAAGTGGCCGGGCTGGGAATCGGGGAGATCGCCTCGGGCCTGGGGGACCTGGCCAAGGATATCCGGGCGGCCGTAACCGGCGAATTGTCCCAGGAGGACAAGGCCAGGGTGGAGCAAAAGCTCCTGGACCTCCAGGGAATCGCCCAGGAAACGGGGGCGCGGCTTTTCGAGGTTCAGGGGGATATCGTCAAGGCCGAAGCTCAGGGCGAAAGCTGGCTTCAGCGTAACTGGAGGCCCATTCTCATGATGTCCATCGTGGCCATTGTGGTGAACAACTACCTGCTGGTTCCCTACGGTCAGATTTTTTTTCCCGGCAGCGTCAAGGTTTTGGAGCTTCCTCCGGCATTGTGGGAGTTGATGAAAATCGGCGTGGGCGGGTACGTGGTAGGCCGCACCGGCGAGAAAATGATCAAGGAATGGAAGAACAACAAATAG
- a CDS encoding ArsA family ATPase: protein MRIIFFAGKGGVGKTSVSAATGIRSAMAGKRTVVMSLDTAHSLSDVFDLDQSLLEQHKGAPVKVGENLWIQEVDIQEEIKKNWENIYEYIAEVLETTGVEGIMAEELAILPGMEELSLLMHINRYVKENEYDVIILDSAPTGESIRFISIPTVLDWYMKKIFKIQRTFVKYVRPVAKKVMDIPLPDDDYYKAIKGLFDRLEGVDKVLEDPEITTVRLVCNPEKIVLKETQRGFMYFSLYKMHVDAIIMNRVLPESVTDAYFAKWKEKQAEYVEHARELFAPVPIFPVDLFAGEVLGYEALGDLAEKVYGEKDPLTRFYDSKPYQLTKEGDKYKVSFYLPFLDKGNVDINRSEDELIVRLGSFKRHVLLPRHVADKSVVRAKVEDQNLCVYFEDEENG, encoded by the coding sequence GTGAGAATCATATTTTTTGCAGGGAAAGGGGGCGTTGGGAAAACCAGCGTTTCCGCCGCCACCGGCATTCGGTCCGCCATGGCGGGCAAGCGCACCGTTGTCATGTCTTTGGATACGGCCCACAGCCTTTCGGACGTGTTCGACCTGGACCAAAGCCTTTTGGAGCAGCACAAGGGCGCCCCGGTGAAAGTCGGAGAAAACCTCTGGATTCAGGAAGTGGACATCCAGGAGGAAATCAAGAAAAACTGGGAGAACATTTACGAGTACATAGCCGAAGTCCTGGAAACCACGGGCGTGGAGGGCATCATGGCCGAGGAGTTAGCCATTTTGCCGGGCATGGAGGAATTGAGCCTCCTCATGCACATCAACCGGTATGTCAAAGAAAACGAGTATGACGTTATCATCCTGGATTCCGCGCCCACCGGAGAGTCCATCCGGTTCATAAGCATTCCCACGGTCCTGGATTGGTATATGAAGAAGATCTTCAAGATCCAGCGCACCTTTGTCAAATACGTCCGGCCCGTGGCGAAAAAAGTGATGGACATCCCCCTGCCTGACGACGACTATTACAAGGCGATAAAGGGGTTGTTCGACCGGCTCGAAGGGGTGGACAAGGTTCTGGAGGACCCGGAAATCACCACGGTCCGGCTGGTTTGCAACCCGGAAAAAATCGTTTTAAAGGAAACCCAGCGGGGCTTCATGTATTTTTCGCTTTATAAAATGCATGTGGACGCCATAATCATGAACCGGGTGCTTCCCGAATCCGTAACCGATGCGTATTTCGCCAAATGGAAGGAAAAACAGGCCGAATACGTAGAGCATGCCCGGGAGCTTTTTGCGCCGGTTCCTATTTTTCCCGTGGACCTGTTTGCGGGGGAGGTGCTTGGCTATGAGGCGTTGGGCGACCTGGCGGAAAAGGTGTACGGAGAAAAAGATCCGCTCACGCGTTTTTACGATTCCAAGCCCTATCAGTTGACCAAGGAGGGCGATAAATACAAGGTTAGCTTTTATTTGCCCTTTTTGGATAAAGGAAACGTGGATATCAACCGATCGGAAGATGAGCTAATCGTCCGGTTAGGCAGTTTTAAGAGGCATGTTTTGCTCCCCAGGCACGTGGCCGACAAGAGCGTGGTTCGGGCCAAGGTGGAGGATCAAAACCTTTGCGTCTATTTTGAGGACGAAGAAAATGGCTGA
- a CDS encoding zf-TFIIB domain-containing protein produces MKCPACGRELTEMTAGDVKVDACQNGCGGIWFDRFELKKLADPRESDGESLLELNRDPEVSVDLEARKKCPACADMVMMRHFFSPKKAVEVEECPQCGGHWLDCGELGEIRSWKLSDKERFEATQEYFSEIFDNQLAQLEKARKVEAEKISNITRIFRFITPSWYLKRK; encoded by the coding sequence ATGAAGTGTCCGGCATGTGGACGGGAGCTTACGGAAATGACGGCGGGCGATGTTAAGGTGGACGCCTGCCAAAACGGTTGCGGCGGCATTTGGTTCGACCGGTTTGAATTGAAAAAGCTGGCGGATCCCAGGGAGTCGGACGGGGAAAGCCTGCTTGAGTTGAACCGCGACCCGGAAGTTTCGGTGGATCTGGAGGCGCGGAAAAAATGTCCGGCTTGTGCAGACATGGTGATGATGCGCCATTTTTTCAGCCCGAAAAAGGCCGTGGAAGTGGAGGAGTGCCCCCAATGCGGCGGCCACTGGCTGGATTGCGGAGAGCTGGGTGAAATCCGCAGTTGGAAACTCTCGGACAAGGAGCGCTTTGAGGCCACCCAGGAGTATTTTTCCGAGATATTCGACAATCAACTGGCCCAGCTGGAAAAAGCCAGAAAGGTGGAAGCGGAAAAAATAAGTAATATCACAAGAATATTCCGTTTTATTACCCCCAGTTGGTACCTGAAGCGAAAATAG
- a CDS encoding GNAT family N-acetyltransferase, giving the protein MDTLLEQSQPVTGRGKGTGLRYIPVPDFSLVPRRLIEQVKPRQCSPDQLYSLGPMICKNPFNLLGVFAPMDQGSPAFGQIKGFLWASINPLDRKIHVHILSVDPEYQGKGIIEEAGNILEKIRARQKLKGIVFKTTRPKAMEKMGFKRSETILMEA; this is encoded by the coding sequence ATGGATACCTTATTGGAGCAATCCCAACCCGTAACCGGCAGGGGCAAAGGTACGGGGCTCCGGTACATTCCCGTGCCGGATTTTTCCCTGGTTCCCCGCCGGCTAATAGAACAGGTCAAGCCCCGGCAGTGCAGCCCGGATCAGCTTTACAGCCTGGGCCCCATGATCTGCAAAAATCCCTTCAACCTGCTGGGCGTGTTTGCGCCCATGGATCAAGGATCTCCGGCTTTCGGCCAGATCAAGGGCTTTTTATGGGCTTCAATCAACCCTCTGGACCGGAAAATCCACGTGCACATCCTGAGCGTGGACCCGGAGTACCAGGGCAAAGGCATTATCGAGGAAGCCGGGAACATCCTGGAGAAAATCCGAGCCCGGCAAAAGCTCAAGGGCATTGTATTTAAAACCACGCGGCCCAAGGCCATGGAGAAAATGGGCTTTAAGCGGTCGGAAACCATACTCATGGAGGCATGA
- a CDS encoding nitroreductase family protein: MIEIRRLEDKCNHCMMCVRECTSGVFRNVDGKCMVVDPLACNLCSHCAAICPQNAIVHSGLDQTQIAAAKAKLIDPEVYAEIARTRRSVRAYKDKPVPRDVLEKILDLAKYSPTASNTQNVEYTVVGDRALIKSIADRIFSYGARFADWTQTRKGKLAFGALNLVAPKANLGRYVEGMDYYKEQAASGKDLILHNAPALMLIHAPAKAPFACDNCNIAAANITNYAHALGLGTCYIGFLTLTLKLNKGMRRELGIPQGNKVFVSLVMGWPEYKFKRVTARKEPSVTWIGAD, encoded by the coding sequence ATGATTGAAATTCGCAGGCTGGAAGACAAATGCAATCACTGCATGATGTGCGTGCGGGAATGCACTTCCGGAGTGTTTCGGAATGTGGACGGAAAATGCATGGTGGTGGACCCTCTGGCCTGCAATTTGTGCAGCCATTGCGCGGCTATCTGCCCGCAAAACGCCATTGTGCACAGCGGCCTGGATCAAACCCAGATTGCGGCGGCCAAGGCCAAGCTGATCGACCCCGAGGTGTATGCGGAGATCGCACGCACCCGGCGGAGCGTTCGGGCGTACAAGGACAAGCCCGTGCCCCGGGACGTCCTGGAGAAAATCCTGGATCTCGCCAAGTATTCCCCCACGGCCAGCAACACCCAGAACGTGGAGTACACCGTGGTGGGGGACCGGGCGCTGATCAAAAGCATCGCGGACCGGATTTTTTCCTACGGCGCCCGTTTCGCCGATTGGACTCAAACCCGGAAGGGAAAGCTGGCTTTCGGCGCTCTGAACCTTGTCGCGCCCAAGGCGAATTTGGGCCGCTATGTGGAGGGCATGGATTATTACAAGGAGCAGGCCGCCAGCGGCAAGGATCTGATTTTGCACAACGCCCCGGCCCTTATGCTGATTCACGCTCCGGCCAAGGCGCCTTTCGCCTGCGACAACTGCAACATAGCCGCGGCCAATATCACGAATTACGCCCACGCCCTGGGCCTGGGGACCTGCTACATAGGCTTTTTAACCCTGACCCTGAAACTGAACAAGGGCATGCGCCGGGAGCTTGGCATTCCCCAAGGCAATAAGGTTTTTGTCAGCCTGGTCATGGGCTGGCCGGAATATAAGTTCAAACGCGTCACCGCAAGAAAAGAACCCTCGGTAACCTGGATAGGAGCGGATTGA
- a CDS encoding DUF3592 domain-containing protein, translating to MTLAIAIFGLVVLVLVLWAFLAAPAGTSLPEAAGKNRQSISSKAVNLWLAIIVLFFFAAALSFAAHSAYFILSGEKTEGRVVDLVKSGDSPALHPVFTYLDQSRIERTVTSKYSNSGYEIGDAVPVRYLPASSEKARIDNFTNQWASSLIFLIGGALMLGFLIGYSWIRERKIIYFRELGVVGAAVLVLLASIFLASYALAATCPR from the coding sequence ATGACCTTAGCAATAGCAATTTTCGGGTTGGTGGTTCTTGTTTTGGTTTTATGGGCGTTTTTGGCGGCGCCCGCCGGAACCTCTTTGCCGGAAGCGGCCGGGAAAAACCGTCAAAGCATTTCCTCCAAAGCGGTTAACTTATGGCTGGCGATTATTGTGCTTTTCTTTTTCGCGGCGGCCTTATCATTCGCCGCGCATTCCGCCTATTTCATCCTTTCCGGCGAAAAAACGGAAGGCCGTGTCGTTGACCTGGTAAAGAGCGGAGACAGCCCGGCTTTGCATCCCGTCTTCACCTACCTGGACCAATCCCGCATTGAGCGCACCGTCACATCCAAATATTCCAACTCCGGATATGAAATCGGAGACGCCGTCCCTGTGCGGTATTTGCCGGCCTCCTCGGAAAAAGCCCGCATAGACAATTTTACGAACCAGTGGGCGAGTTCGCTGATATTCCTAATAGGAGGGGCGCTCATGCTCGGTTTTTTAATAGGCTATTCCTGGATTAGGGAAAGAAAAATAATTTACTTTAGAGAGTTGGGCGTCGTGGGTGCGGCGGTGCTGGTTTTGCTGGCGTCGATTTTTTTGGCCTCTTACGCCCTGGCTGCTACTTGTCCCCGATAG
- a CDS encoding glycoside hydrolase family 3 N-terminal domain-containing protein, whose translation MNIEDLAGQRLMVGYDGTTLNDQLREYIREYRVGGLIFFARNLIEPKQIEQLCRDSQAYAKDQGLPPLLIAVDQEGGPVARLKPPYTQFAGNPGIKSEEDAKEYARVMAKELLEAGFNMNMAPVMDVVPPDFDSIMIGRAFEGGPDEVARLGGYVIQYLQEYGVLAVAKHFPGIGRTTLDSHLELPYSHAPRAQLEAEDLVPFREAVRKQASGVMFSHILYTDLDPDWPASISPAVVSLLRDDMGYEGVIMTDDLDMGAVAKQFPIETVVEQFMRSGSDLALICHPGPNIKTAFNIIRKGLESDSTLLEMGRASVQRMLAAKQGIGLP comes from the coding sequence ATGAATATTGAGGATCTTGCCGGCCAACGGCTTATGGTCGGATATGACGGAACCACCCTGAACGACCAACTGAGGGAATACATCCGGGAATACCGGGTGGGCGGGCTGATTTTTTTCGCCCGAAATCTGATTGAGCCCAAACAGATCGAGCAGCTTTGCCGCGATTCCCAGGCTTATGCAAAAGATCAGGGCCTGCCGCCTTTGCTCATCGCCGTGGACCAGGAGGGCGGACCCGTGGCGCGGCTAAAGCCGCCGTACACGCAATTTGCGGGCAATCCCGGCATCAAGTCCGAAGAGGACGCCAAGGAATACGCCCGGGTTATGGCCAAAGAGCTGCTGGAGGCGGGATTCAACATGAACATGGCGCCGGTCATGGACGTGGTTCCTCCGGATTTTGACAGCATCATGATCGGCCGGGCCTTTGAAGGCGGGCCGGACGAGGTCGCCCGGCTGGGAGGCTATGTCATCCAATATTTGCAGGAATACGGCGTTCTGGCCGTGGCCAAGCATTTTCCCGGAATCGGCCGCACCACTCTGGATTCCCATTTGGAGCTGCCCTACTCCCACGCGCCCCGCGCCCAGCTTGAGGCTGAGGACCTGGTTCCTTTTCGGGAAGCCGTCAGAAAGCAGGCGAGCGGGGTCATGTTCTCTCATATTCTGTATACGGACCTGGATCCGGACTGGCCGGCCAGCATTTCCCCGGCCGTCGTCTCCCTGCTGCGGGATGATATGGGGTATGAGGGCGTGATTATGACCGACGACCTGGACATGGGGGCCGTGGCCAAGCAATTTCCTATTGAAACTGTCGTAGAGCAGTTCATGCGGTCGGGCTCGGATTTGGCCTTGATTTGCCACCCCGGCCCCAACATAAAAACGGCTTTTAATATTATTCGCAAGGGCCTGGAATCGGACTCGACCCTGTTGGAAATGGGCCGGGCTTCCGTGCAACGGATGCTGGCCGCCAAACAGGGGATTGGACTGCCTTGA
- a CDS encoding LuxR C-terminal-related transcriptional regulator produces the protein MNEINDYGDLHNVVEYTLKRYFHIDWVAVYSAINDTLASAATNEALPFNWGELYREIEAIDKFSHYVLTVPIGYPAVYEEVSHLFDEEMEYCLEFADKHCQTRQFMVAPLYYENGNLVSMGMYRTDKNKPFLKEERELIQALSPLLVNAANSIRMYQEYGLKRVALDRLTQSENLHFAVLDGKLGLVELPLSTLSFLRDVYADPFIERIPSPIEYWIKKTIAPAGRLLPNTGPWNLAQSLPGGDLHSYAYVVQDDRKRPMLLIKFELHGATEDFSILQSAGFTPRETETLSYLPLGYSNQQIAMAMGITHEGVKKHLRNVARKFDVERKTEVLFQAMQLKKQLEYMRLESSPGGG, from the coding sequence TTGAATGAAATCAATGATTACGGCGATCTGCATAATGTGGTTGAGTATACTTTAAAAAGGTATTTTCATATAGACTGGGTTGCCGTCTATTCCGCCATCAATGATACGCTTGCATCTGCCGCGACCAATGAAGCTCTGCCCTTTAATTGGGGGGAATTATATAGGGAAATTGAGGCAATAGATAAGTTCAGTCACTACGTCCTTACCGTGCCCATTGGTTATCCGGCTGTATACGAAGAGGTCTCTCATTTGTTCGATGAGGAAATGGAGTATTGCTTAGAATTTGCAGACAAACATTGCCAGACCCGTCAGTTCATGGTCGCCCCCTTGTATTATGAGAACGGAAACCTGGTGTCCATGGGGATGTACCGAACCGATAAAAATAAACCATTTTTGAAGGAAGAGCGGGAATTGATTCAGGCCTTAAGTCCCCTCTTGGTTAACGCTGCCAACTCCATAAGGATGTACCAGGAATATGGTTTGAAGCGGGTTGCTTTAGACCGATTGACTCAGTCTGAAAATCTTCATTTTGCTGTACTGGATGGTAAACTGGGGCTGGTGGAACTTCCTCTTTCGACCTTGAGTTTTCTTCGGGATGTTTATGCGGATCCTTTTATAGAAAGGATTCCTTCGCCCATTGAGTATTGGATAAAAAAAACAATCGCTCCTGCCGGGCGCCTCCTGCCAAATACCGGTCCCTGGAATTTAGCACAAAGCCTCCCGGGCGGCGACTTGCACAGCTATGCCTATGTGGTTCAGGATGATCGTAAAAGGCCGATGCTGTTAATAAAGTTTGAACTTCATGGGGCAACAGAAGATTTTTCAATTCTCCAAAGCGCCGGATTTACTCCCAGGGAAACAGAAACCCTATCATACCTTCCTCTGGGTTACTCCAATCAGCAGATTGCCATGGCCATGGGAATTACTCATGAGGGAGTAAAAAAGCACCTCCGAAATGTTGCCAGGAAATTTGATGTCGAAAGAAAAACCGAAGTGCTTTTTCAGGCCATGCAATTGAAAAAGCAATTAGAGTATATGAGGTTGGAGTCCAGTCCGGGGGGGGGATGA
- a CDS encoding tail fiber protein — protein MTTWDASFETIPADSDNISAGAGVIRTLKSAVRERMAKDHYMALDGEDGDHGEHGKVTFHQPLASNPSTGEDKGVLYTMDVDDTAELHWKDEGGNVLTLTAQGAINYTPDESLINPTGSVVAFMGASAPSGWLECSGAAVSRTTYENLFSVISTMYGVGDGSTTFNLPDLRGYFLRGWSHGSGKDPDAGSRTDRGDGTCGDYVGTRQEDEFASHTHYDDEDLLTFDGGGPVGSNSSGMSAVLPGSVGGAETRPKNVAVMYIIKT, from the coding sequence ATGACAACCTGGGACGCATCATTTGAAACCATACCGGCCGACAGCGACAATATCAGCGCCGGCGCCGGGGTGATCCGGACTTTGAAGTCCGCAGTCCGGGAGCGCATGGCCAAGGACCATTACATGGCGCTGGACGGCGAGGACGGAGATCATGGAGAGCACGGCAAGGTGACTTTTCACCAGCCCCTGGCCTCCAACCCTTCCACCGGGGAGGACAAAGGGGTTTTATACACCATGGACGTGGACGACACCGCCGAGCTTCACTGGAAGGATGAGGGAGGCAATGTGCTGACGCTCACCGCCCAAGGAGCCATCAATTACACCCCGGACGAAAGCCTGATCAATCCCACGGGCTCTGTGGTGGCTTTCATGGGAGCCTCGGCGCCCTCCGGCTGGCTGGAATGCAGCGGCGCCGCCGTCTCCCGCACTACCTACGAAAACCTGTTCAGCGTCATTTCCACCATGTACGGCGTGGGAGACGGCTCCACCACGTTCAATTTGCCCGATCTTCGCGGATATTTTTTGCGCGGCTGGAGCCACGGGTCGGGAAAAGATCCGGACGCCGGGTCCCGCACCGACCGGGGCGACGGAACCTGCGGGGACTACGTAGGCACCAGGCAGGAGGACGAATTTGCCAGCCACACCCACTACGACGATGAGGATTTGCTCACATTCGACGGCGGCGGCCCCGTGGGCAGCAATTCGAGCGGCATGAGCGCCGTTTTGCCCGGCTCGGTCGGCGGCGCCGAAACCCGTCCGAAAAACGTGGCGGTTATGTACATCATCAAAACGTGA
- a CDS encoding HDOD domain-containing protein has protein sequence MTNKKAILKSISSMKPLSASATRLMTIVSDPDHSIAEIVAVVRNDAVLTGNVLRLVNSAAFGLAVRIETVERAVSYVGGNMVAGIAMGLCVPHVFNDPLEGYNSERGALWRHSLRTAIAAREIARTARQGASPPIAYTAGIMHDIGKGVISAHLAGHGEELEAAAKAHEPPDFLAAEMEITGTTHCEVGEALANHWNLPDPLAQVVTHHHHPANADPEYKSLVYAVHLADYAVMLGGTGTGTDTLLYGLDEDYMDHSPVTPAQLEGIIRDSEQELEKAAEALIGNG, from the coding sequence ATGACCAATAAAAAAGCCATCCTTAAAAGCATTAGCAGCATGAAGCCCCTTTCCGCCAGCGCCACCAGGCTCATGACCATTGTCTCGGACCCGGATCACAGTATCGCGGAGATCGTGGCGGTGGTGCGCAATGACGCCGTGCTTACGGGCAATGTTTTGCGTCTGGTCAACAGTGCGGCCTTTGGGCTTGCCGTAAGAATAGAAACCGTGGAGCGCGCCGTATCCTACGTGGGCGGCAATATGGTGGCCGGCATCGCCATGGGATTGTGCGTGCCTCATGTTTTTAACGATCCCCTGGAGGGCTATAACTCCGAACGGGGCGCCTTGTGGAGGCACAGCCTGCGCACCGCCATTGCAGCCAGGGAAATCGCCCGGACAGCGCGTCAGGGCGCCAGCCCCCCCATAGCCTATACCGCAGGCATTATGCACGATATCGGCAAAGGCGTGATTTCCGCCCATTTGGCGGGGCATGGCGAGGAGTTGGAAGCCGCCGCCAAAGCCCACGAACCGCCGGACTTCCTGGCTGCGGAAATGGAAATCACCGGAACCACCCACTGCGAGGTGGGGGAAGCCCTTGCCAACCACTGGAACCTGCCCGATCCCCTGGCCCAGGTGGTCACGCATCACCACCATCCGGCCAACGCCGATCCGGAATATAAATCCTTGGTTTACGCCGTGCATCTGGCGGATTACGCCGTCATGCTGGGAGGCACGGGCACGGGGACCGACACCCTGCTTTACGGCCTGGACGAAGATTATATGGACCATTCTCCGGTGACGCCCGCCCAGTTGGAAGGGATCATCCGGGACAGCGAGCAGGAGCTGGAAAAAGCTGCGGAAGCTCTCATAGGGAACGGGTAA
- the mltG gene encoding endolytic transglycosylase MltG, with the protein MDIKGFAKKTAIVVILLCLAGVAGVVAFSMKMANYANTPLDPQGLERTFEVSRGKGLSAVAHDLEEQGLASHPAWFKLLARIQKTDSKIHAGEYILSPDMTPLEILNVLVKGRTILYRLTIPEGVTMVQIAALAAQAGFGPEEEFLEKASDPVFAASLGVEQETLEGYLFPDTYYFNKSASPEKVITTMVQRFHTVFKPEWEDRAEELGMTIHQVVTLASIIEKETSVPEERALISSVNHNRLKKGIKLQSDPTVIYGIRDFDGNITRKHLQTPTPYNTYTNKGLPPGPIASPGEAALYAALYPAETDYLFFVAKGDGGHQFSTNLRDHNRAVRKYQLRR; encoded by the coding sequence ATGGACATCAAAGGGTTTGCCAAAAAAACCGCCATTGTCGTTATCCTGCTATGTTTGGCGGGCGTTGCGGGCGTCGTGGCTTTCAGCATGAAGATGGCGAATTACGCCAACACGCCCCTGGATCCCCAAGGGCTGGAGCGAACCTTTGAGGTCTCCCGGGGCAAGGGGCTTTCGGCCGTGGCCCACGATCTGGAAGAACAAGGGCTGGCCTCCCACCCCGCTTGGTTTAAACTCCTGGCCCGCATTCAAAAGACGGACTCCAAAATTCACGCAGGGGAATACATTCTGTCTCCGGACATGACTCCCCTTGAAATCCTAAATGTTTTGGTTAAGGGCCGGACCATCCTGTACCGGCTTACTATTCCCGAGGGCGTGACCATGGTTCAGATTGCCGCTTTGGCCGCCCAGGCTGGCTTCGGGCCGGAGGAGGAGTTTCTGGAAAAGGCGTCGGACCCGGTTTTCGCCGCGTCCCTGGGCGTGGAGCAGGAAACCCTGGAGGGCTATCTTTTTCCCGACACCTATTATTTTAACAAAAGCGCTTCTCCGGAAAAGGTCATAACAACCATGGTCCAGCGCTTCCACACGGTTTTTAAGCCGGAATGGGAAGACCGCGCCGAAGAGCTTGGCATGACCATCCACCAGGTGGTCACCCTGGCCTCCATCATAGAAAAGGAAACCAGCGTCCCGGAAGAAAGAGCCCTGATTAGCTCCGTGAATCACAACCGCCTGAAAAAGGGGATCAAGCTCCAGAGCGATCCCACGGTGATTTACGGCATCAGGGATTTTGACGGCAACATCACCCGCAAGCATTTGCAGACCCCGACTCCATACAATACCTACACCAACAAGGGGCTTCCGCCGGGGCCCATCGCCAGCCCGGGCGAGGCGGCGCTGTACGCGGCCTTGTATCCGGCGGAGACCGACTACTTGTTTTTTGTGGCAAAGGGCGACGGCGGGCACCAGTTTTCCACCAATTTGCGGGACCACAACCGGGCTGTGAGGAAATACCAGTTGAGACGGTGA
- a CDS encoding putative zinc-binding metallopeptidase has product MLGSQGIRIWAPVLAVLLLFMAGSAFSDERGDADAEIEFMARAYGVRVHYGYSYEGFFPKAWRDKPGYVHGRQASLKQVLNALPVIQEFLAAYPSEVVSGSLTDVFLLGRLEMMGHPIGGTYGPSWLYVMVSPHLSEKTVLSTLHHEFSSILMRKHPFPAREWEQANKPGWEYAGGSRNMIEEIVSQGEDHQPLSADLFARGFLTSYGQSCVEDDFNIYASWLFTRRQELNALAEQYPRIRKKRDLCVRFYQSLSPEFNFDG; this is encoded by the coding sequence ATGTTGGGCTCACAAGGAATTCGGATCTGGGCGCCGGTCCTGGCGGTTTTGCTGTTGTTCATGGCCGGTTCTGCCTTTAGCGACGAAAGAGGCGATGCGGACGCGGAAATTGAGTTCATGGCCAGGGCCTATGGAGTGCGCGTGCATTACGGGTATTCCTACGAAGGGTTTTTTCCCAAGGCGTGGCGCGACAAACCCGGCTACGTCCACGGCCGCCAGGCCAGCCTGAAGCAAGTGCTGAACGCCCTTCCCGTCATCCAGGAATTCCTGGCCGCCTATCCTTCTGAGGTCGTCTCCGGCAGCCTCACCGACGTGTTTTTATTGGGCCGCCTGGAAATGATGGGCCACCCCATAGGCGGAACCTACGGGCCGTCCTGGCTGTACGTGATGGTTTCGCCTCATCTCAGCGAAAAGACCGTGCTTTCCACCCTGCACCACGAGTTTTCCAGCATCCTCATGCGCAAGCATCCCTTTCCCGCCAGGGAATGGGAGCAGGCCAACAAGCCGGGCTGGGAATACGCAGGCGGCAGCCGGAATATGATCGAGGAGATCGTCTCCCAGGGCGAGGATCACCAGCCTTTGAGCGCGGACTTGTTTGCCCGCGGCTTTTTGACCAGCTATGGGCAAAGCTGCGTAGAGGACGATTTTAACATTTACGCCTCCTGGCTGTTCACCCGGCGTCAGGAGTTAAACGCCCTTGCCGAGCAATACCCCCGCATCCGCAAAAAGCGCGACCTGTGCGTTAGGTTTTACCAATCCCTCAGCCCGGAGTTTAATTTTGATGGATAA